The Phormidium yuhuli AB48 DNA window ATAAGCCGAGCGGATTCCATGGTGACATAACACGTAGGTTTCTACCTCCGGATCGAAACGCTCCAAAATTTTGGGAATCCAGGCTTGAGACTGACTGAGGGGCAAGTTTTCAAATCCCTCCAGAGCGGCGATCGCCACCTCCTCTGGCTCCCGAACATCAATTAATTGGGGGGGGTGTGTTTCTGATGCT harbors:
- a CDS encoding rhodanese-like domain-containing protein, translated to MVESVKSIDVNELVRRLASETHPPQLIDVREPEEVAIAALEGFENLPLSQSQAWIPKILERFDPEVETYVLCHHGIRSAYACQWLESQGFKKVFNIAGGIDSYSLTIDRSVPRY